The proteins below are encoded in one region of Phaseolus vulgaris cultivar G19833 chromosome 1, P. vulgaris v2.0, whole genome shotgun sequence:
- the LOC137814381 gene encoding WAT1-related protein At2g37460-like, with product MACFPQKLFNRLKPFIGVVFLQFGYAGMDVLSKAALNKGMSNYVFVVYRHVFAFVVMAPFAVFLEKKVRPKMTFSIFMKLVILSLLEPVIDQNLYFLGMKYTTATFAVSMYNVLPAITFLMAWILRLEKIKLKSIRSQAKVVGTLATVAGAMIMTLLKGPILDLFGTHGNNTNNLQNGGVNLQHAIKGSVMITIGCFSCACFMILQAITIEAYPAELSLTAWICLLGTVEGGIVALVMERNNFSAWSLQWDTKLLAAVYSGIVCSGMAYYIQGVVMKDRGPVFVTTFNPLCMVIVAIMGSFFLAEQMYLGRAVGAIVIILGLYLVVWGKSKDYGSSSAITEEDIFSAKQTVEKSNGKEEHSNFEVITLSNLGTGNIARDEQV from the exons ATGGCTTGTTTTCCACAAAAACTCTTTAACAGACTGAAGCCATTCATAGGTGTAGTTTTCTTACAGTTTGGATATGCTGGTATGGATGTTCTATCCAAAGCTGCCCTCAACAAGGGAATGAGTAACTATGTGTTTGTCGTGTACCGTCATGTTTTTGCCTTTGTTGTCATGGCCCcttttgcggtgttcttggagAA GAAAGTGAGGCCGAAGATGACGTTTTCAATCTTCATGAAGCTAGTGATTCTCAGCTTGCTAGA GCCAGTTATTGaccaaaatttatattttttgggAATGAAGTACACCACAGCAACCTTTGCTGTTTCCATGTACAATGTGCTCCCTGCCATTACCTTTCTCATGGCTTGGATTCTTAG GCTTgagaagataaaattaaaaagtatacGCAGTCAAGCAAAGGTGGTGGGAACTTTAGCTACTGTTGCAGGTGCCATGATCATGACACTGCTAAAGGGCCCAATACTTGATCTTTTTGGAACACACGGCAACAATACAAACAACCTGCAAAATGGTGGGGTAAATCTTCAACATGCAATAAAGGGATCAGTGATGATCACAATTGGCTGCTTTAGTTGCGCTTGTTTCATGATTCTCCAA GCTATTACCATTGAAGCCTACCCTGCTGAGCTCTCTCTAACAGCATGGATATGCTTATTGGGAACGGTTGAAGGTGGCATAGTGGCACTTGTTATGGAAAGGAATAATTTTTCAGCTTGGTCTCTGCAATGGGATACAAAATTGCTGGCTGCTGTCTACAGT GGCATAGTTTGCTCAGGAATGGCTTATTACATCCAAGGCGTGGTGATGAAAGATAGAGGCCCGGTGTTTGTAACAACTTTCAACCCTCTTTGCATGGTCATTGTGGCTATCATGGGCTCCTTCTTTCTGGCAGAACAAATGTACCTTGGAAG GGCGGTTGGAGCTATTGTAATTATTTTAGGGCTGTATCTTGTGGTGTGGGGTAAAAGCAAAGACTACGGGTCATCAAGTGCGATTACTGAAGAGGATATATTTTCAGCCAAGCAAACAGTAGAAAAGAGCAACGGCAAAGAAGAACATTCTAATTTCGAGGTCATCACTCTCAGTAACTTAGGCACAGGAAACATAGCAAGAGATGAACAAGTATGA
- the LOC137814383 gene encoding type I inositol polyphosphate 5-phosphatase 8-like isoform X1 — MRTEWKKLSKSSWPRLAMRKWLNTKNGAEKFESDYDATAIAKERRKSCSDEDGYVGVADDYSEGLVVGKQSRGTGTGTGAMNLRMFVGTWNVGGKSPKEDLSFRNWLTSPSQPHIYVIGFQEIVPLNAGNVLGPEDSGPAAKWVGLIHEALNNNNYDDDEDKGNLKCRKSFSDFVSLEGELDDEEKSPQSGRSYCLAASKQMVGIFLCVWVRRDLCNHVSNLKVSCVGRGIMGYLGNKGSTSISMTLYSTTFCFVCTHLASGEKFGDELRRNLDVSEILKKTKFSRSLKSLSHSLHPQSILEHDNIIWLGDLNYRLVAGYDDTHELLKKNNWQALLEKDQLRIEQRAGRVFKGWNEGNIYFAPTYKYLTNSDHYVAQSSKSKEKQRTPAWCDRILWKGERLNQMWYVRGESKFSDHRPVYSLFSVEVDLKQRSKNLVPRSCTLKPLTSTALSSTCCAAKVQAEEQLLLLTRAQSCIQTVPRF; from the exons ATGAGGACAGAGTGGAAGAAGTTATCCAAG TCTTCGTGGCCCAGATTAGCCATGAGGAAGTGGCTCAATACGAAGAACGGTGCTGAGAAGTTTGAGTCAGACTATGATGCAACAG CAATTGCGAAGGAAAGAAGAAAGAGTTGCTCGGATGAAGATGGTTACGTGGGCGTAGCGGATGATTATTCAG AAGGTTTGGTGGTTGGGAAGCAATCACGTGGCACTGGCACTGGCACTGGAGCTATGAACCTTAG GATGTTCGTGGGAACGTGGAATGTGGGAGGAAAATCACCCAAGGAAGACTTGAGTTTCAGGAATTGGCTCACATCTCCTTCCCAACCTCATATCTATGTTATTGG GTTCCAAGAAATCGTACCGCTAAATGCGGGGAACGTGCTTGGGCCGGAGGACAGTGGTCCAGCAGCTAAGTGGGTGGGCCTTATCCATGAAGCCTTGAACAACAACAACTATGACGACGACGAGGACAAGGGAAATCTCAAGTGTAGGAAAAGTTTCTCTGATTTTGTCTCTTTAGAGGGTGAGTTGGATGACGAAGAAAAGTCTCCTCAGAGTGGAAGAAGCTATTGCTTAGCAGCAAGCAAGCAAATGGTTGGTATCTTCTTGTGCGTGTGGGTACGAAGGGATCTTTGCAACCATGTTTCCAATTTGAAAGTGTCCTGTGTAGGCAGAGGCATAATGGGTTATCTTGGAAATAAG GGTTCAACATCAATTAGCATGACATTGTACAGCACCACGTTCTGCTTCGTTTGCACCCACCTGGCTTCTGGGGAGAAATTTGGTGACGAATTGCGAAGGAACTTGGACGTCTCggaaatcttgaagaaaacaaaattttctcGCTCCTTAAAATCTCTTTCTCATTCTCTCCATCCTCAAAGTATTCTGGAACACGA TAATATTATTTGGCTTGGCGACTTGAATTATCGACTAGTTGCTGGCTATGATGACACACATGAACTACTAAAGAAGAATAATTGGCAGGCATTACTAGAGAAGGATCAG CTAAGGATAGAGCAGAGAGCTGGTCGAGTATTCAAAGGTTGGAATGAAGGGAACATATACTTTGCTCCTACTTACAAATACTTGACCAATTCTGACCACTATGTCGCTCAATCCTCCAAATCCAAGGAAAAACAACGAACTCCTGCTTG GTGCGATCGAATTCTGTGGAAAGGAGAAAGGCTGAATCAGATGTGGTATGTTCGGGGAGAGTCAAAATTCTCAGACCACAGGCCAGTTTATTCACTATTCTCTGTTGAAGTGGACTTGAAACAGAGAAGCAAGAATCTAGTTCCCAGGTCCTGTACATTAAAACCCTTGACAAGTACTGCTTTGTCATCAACTTGTTGTGCTGCTAAAGTCCAAGCAGAAGAGCAACTCTTGCTGCTAACAAGAGCTCAAAGTTGCATCCAGACAGTTCCCAGGTTTTGA
- the LOC137814383 gene encoding type I inositol polyphosphate 5-phosphatase 8-like isoform X2 — translation MRTEWKKLSKSSWPRLAMRKWLNTKNGAEKFESDYDATAIAKERRKSCSDEDGYVGVADDYSGLVVGKQSRGTGTGTGAMNLRMFVGTWNVGGKSPKEDLSFRNWLTSPSQPHIYVIGFQEIVPLNAGNVLGPEDSGPAAKWVGLIHEALNNNNYDDDEDKGNLKCRKSFSDFVSLEGELDDEEKSPQSGRSYCLAASKQMVGIFLCVWVRRDLCNHVSNLKVSCVGRGIMGYLGNKGSTSISMTLYSTTFCFVCTHLASGEKFGDELRRNLDVSEILKKTKFSRSLKSLSHSLHPQSILEHDNIIWLGDLNYRLVAGYDDTHELLKKNNWQALLEKDQLRIEQRAGRVFKGWNEGNIYFAPTYKYLTNSDHYVAQSSKSKEKQRTPAWCDRILWKGERLNQMWYVRGESKFSDHRPVYSLFSVEVDLKQRSKNLVPRSCTLKPLTSTALSSTCCAAKVQAEEQLLLLTRAQSCIQTVPRF, via the exons ATGAGGACAGAGTGGAAGAAGTTATCCAAG TCTTCGTGGCCCAGATTAGCCATGAGGAAGTGGCTCAATACGAAGAACGGTGCTGAGAAGTTTGAGTCAGACTATGATGCAACAG CAATTGCGAAGGAAAGAAGAAAGAGTTGCTCGGATGAAGATGGTTACGTGGGCGTAGCGGATGATTATTCAG GTTTGGTGGTTGGGAAGCAATCACGTGGCACTGGCACTGGCACTGGAGCTATGAACCTTAG GATGTTCGTGGGAACGTGGAATGTGGGAGGAAAATCACCCAAGGAAGACTTGAGTTTCAGGAATTGGCTCACATCTCCTTCCCAACCTCATATCTATGTTATTGG GTTCCAAGAAATCGTACCGCTAAATGCGGGGAACGTGCTTGGGCCGGAGGACAGTGGTCCAGCAGCTAAGTGGGTGGGCCTTATCCATGAAGCCTTGAACAACAACAACTATGACGACGACGAGGACAAGGGAAATCTCAAGTGTAGGAAAAGTTTCTCTGATTTTGTCTCTTTAGAGGGTGAGTTGGATGACGAAGAAAAGTCTCCTCAGAGTGGAAGAAGCTATTGCTTAGCAGCAAGCAAGCAAATGGTTGGTATCTTCTTGTGCGTGTGGGTACGAAGGGATCTTTGCAACCATGTTTCCAATTTGAAAGTGTCCTGTGTAGGCAGAGGCATAATGGGTTATCTTGGAAATAAG GGTTCAACATCAATTAGCATGACATTGTACAGCACCACGTTCTGCTTCGTTTGCACCCACCTGGCTTCTGGGGAGAAATTTGGTGACGAATTGCGAAGGAACTTGGACGTCTCggaaatcttgaagaaaacaaaattttctcGCTCCTTAAAATCTCTTTCTCATTCTCTCCATCCTCAAAGTATTCTGGAACACGA TAATATTATTTGGCTTGGCGACTTGAATTATCGACTAGTTGCTGGCTATGATGACACACATGAACTACTAAAGAAGAATAATTGGCAGGCATTACTAGAGAAGGATCAG CTAAGGATAGAGCAGAGAGCTGGTCGAGTATTCAAAGGTTGGAATGAAGGGAACATATACTTTGCTCCTACTTACAAATACTTGACCAATTCTGACCACTATGTCGCTCAATCCTCCAAATCCAAGGAAAAACAACGAACTCCTGCTTG GTGCGATCGAATTCTGTGGAAAGGAGAAAGGCTGAATCAGATGTGGTATGTTCGGGGAGAGTCAAAATTCTCAGACCACAGGCCAGTTTATTCACTATTCTCTGTTGAAGTGGACTTGAAACAGAGAAGCAAGAATCTAGTTCCCAGGTCCTGTACATTAAAACCCTTGACAAGTACTGCTTTGTCATCAACTTGTTGTGCTGCTAAAGTCCAAGCAGAAGAGCAACTCTTGCTGCTAACAAGAGCTCAAAGTTGCATCCAGACAGTTCCCAGGTTTTGA